One part of the Haemophilus parainfluenzae genome encodes these proteins:
- the gss gene encoding bifunctional glutathionylspermidine amidase/synthase, producing the protein MPERSANISTHDPFGSLLGYAPGGIAIYSSDYHTADEKEYPDDAAFRSYLGREYMGYKWQCVEFARRYLYLNHGMVFTDVGMAYEIFSLRFLRQVVNDALLPLQAFANGCKRKPEAGALLIWQEGGEFQHTGHVAIITEVLEDKIRIAEQNVIHSRLPSGQQWTRELPMTVSESGYFLHDTFDDTEILGWMIQTEDTEYSLPRPTPEKEKLEIHAEHIENNGQFEHKWLNEQNEFEAAYVKAMGGHKVSHSDQYRYFTISETAQHELIRATNELHLMYLHATDKVLKDDKLLQYFNIPKLLWPRLRLSWQNRRYQTITGRLDFCMDSRGLKVYEYNADSASCHAEAGEFMNRWAIQGGLNIGDNPADGLRNALADCWKHSEATPLVHIMQDHDDEEDYHALFMRNALVQAGFQAKIIHGTEGLHWDNRGRLIDDEDNQVKTVWKTWAWETMLEQLREDATGMEVAPPIRTGYPEDKVRLIDVLLRPEVLVYEPLWTAIPSNKAILPVLWSLFPNHRYLLEAGFELTPELIKNGYAQKPIAGRRGDNVKLIGERKSVLDSKDGRFGKQESIYQQLWCLPKVEDQYVQVCTFTVGGHYGGSCLRSDPSLVIMGNSDMQPLRVLSDKDFLKK; encoded by the coding sequence ATGCCTGAACGTTCAGCAAACATCAGTACACACGATCCTTTCGGGAGCTTATTAGGCTACGCGCCGGGTGGCATTGCGATTTATTCATCCGATTATCATACAGCAGATGAGAAAGAGTATCCCGATGATGCCGCCTTTCGCAGTTATTTGGGAAGAGAGTACATGGGCTACAAATGGCAGTGCGTGGAATTTGCGCGTCGTTATTTATATCTCAATCATGGCATGGTGTTTACAGATGTAGGAATGGCTTACGAGATCTTTTCTTTACGATTTTTACGTCAAGTGGTGAATGATGCCTTATTACCTTTACAAGCCTTTGCAAATGGTTGTAAACGTAAGCCTGAAGCAGGTGCATTGTTAATTTGGCAGGAGGGCGGTGAATTTCAACATACGGGGCATGTGGCGATCATTACCGAGGTATTAGAAGATAAAATTCGCATTGCCGAGCAAAACGTGATTCACTCTCGCTTACCAAGTGGGCAGCAATGGACTCGTGAATTACCGATGACGGTTTCCGAAAGTGGTTATTTTCTGCATGATACCTTTGATGATACAGAAATTTTAGGTTGGATGATCCAAACAGAAGATACCGAATACAGTCTGCCGCGGCCAACACCAGAAAAAGAGAAACTTGAGATTCATGCTGAACATATAGAAAACAATGGTCAGTTTGAGCATAAATGGCTGAATGAGCAAAATGAATTTGAAGCGGCATATGTGAAAGCAATGGGCGGGCATAAAGTCAGCCATTCGGATCAATATCGCTATTTTACGATATCTGAAACAGCGCAGCATGAGTTGATTCGTGCAACCAATGAATTGCATTTAATGTATTTGCATGCCACAGATAAAGTCTTAAAAGACGATAAGTTATTACAATATTTTAATATTCCTAAATTGCTTTGGCCTCGCTTACGGTTATCTTGGCAAAATCGCCGTTATCAAACCATTACGGGGCGTTTAGATTTCTGCATGGATAGTCGTGGATTGAAAGTGTATGAATACAATGCAGATTCAGCTTCTTGTCACGCTGAAGCGGGTGAATTTATGAATCGATGGGCAATTCAGGGTGGATTGAATATAGGCGATAATCCTGCCGATGGCTTACGTAATGCATTAGCGGATTGTTGGAAACATAGTGAAGCCACGCCACTTGTTCATATTATGCAAGATCACGATGATGAGGAAGATTATCACGCATTATTTATGCGCAATGCACTGGTTCAAGCAGGATTTCAAGCCAAAATTATTCATGGGACCGAGGGATTACATTGGGATAATCGTGGTCGTTTGATTGATGATGAAGATAACCAGGTAAAAACAGTATGGAAAACGTGGGCCTGGGAAACTATGTTAGAGCAACTTCGTGAAGATGCAACAGGCATGGAAGTGGCACCACCAATTCGTACAGGCTATCCGGAAGATAAAGTGCGGTTGATCGATGTGTTACTTCGTCCAGAAGTTCTAGTTTATGAACCACTTTGGACAGCGATTCCAAGTAATAAAGCGATTTTACCAGTGTTGTGGTCATTATTCCCAAATCATCGTTATCTACTCGAAGCGGGATTTGAATTGACGCCTGAGCTGATTAAAAATGGTTATGCACAAAAACCCATTGCCGGTCGTCGAGGTGATAATGTGAAATTGATTGGTGAGCGTAAATCAGTGCTTGATAGTAAAGATGGTCGTTTTGGTAAGCAGGAGAGTATTTATCAACAGCTTTGGTGTTTACCAAAAGTGGAAGACCAATATGTTCAGGTCTGTACTTTTACTGTCGGCGGGCATTATGGTGGTAGCTGTTTACGCTCAGACCCGAGTTTGGTTATTATGGGGAATAGCGATATGCAACCATTAAGGGTATTATCTGATAAAGATTTCCTTAAAAAATAA
- a CDS encoding TrmH family RNA methyltransferase codes for MSNSRKPSFQTNSSKSFQERSPKRTFNDKERRFDDRRNNEKHEGNRPHFDKKRDDRKPSRGFQQQEVREPKIAELSLNKANGESGSVKVTVKSTGVSYKPKEKKTGALSPRAPEKIKKNRSEEMKVYGENACLELFAERPESIVRVWATVQMAHRIGEIFSYLAANKKVYHVVDSDELSLVSGTEHHGGICMLVKKQRTFSLQGYLDVPRQEDCLVVLDQVNNAQNLGGVVRTCAFYGIKNVVTNQVEQLYAPAAMRVAEGGMKHIRILETESTEIALAALRKAGYQIIHVSTNKQGVALEHLKFAEKVALVLSEGSTDDICDKQDVNVRLSLSNPLKTGLNIAVNTGILLAHWYVK; via the coding sequence ATGAGCAATTCACGTAAACCATCATTCCAAACCAATTCCAGCAAATCTTTTCAAGAGCGTAGCCCAAAACGCACATTTAATGATAAAGAACGTCGCTTTGATGATCGTCGTAATAATGAAAAACATGAGGGAAATCGACCGCACTTTGATAAAAAACGGGATGATCGTAAACCTTCTCGAGGTTTCCAACAGCAAGAAGTCAGAGAGCCGAAAATTGCGGAACTTTCATTAAATAAAGCCAATGGTGAAAGTGGCTCGGTAAAAGTAACAGTAAAAAGCACTGGCGTGAGTTATAAACCGAAAGAAAAGAAAACAGGCGCATTATCACCACGCGCACCGGAGAAAATTAAAAAGAACCGCTCTGAAGAAATGAAAGTGTATGGTGAAAATGCGTGCTTGGAATTGTTTGCAGAACGTCCGGAGAGCATCGTTCGCGTATGGGCAACGGTGCAAATGGCGCATCGAATTGGCGAGATTTTCAGTTATTTAGCCGCAAATAAAAAAGTGTATCACGTGGTGGATAGTGATGAGCTAAGCTTAGTAAGCGGCACGGAGCATCACGGCGGCATTTGTATGTTAGTAAAAAAACAACGTACTTTTTCTTTACAAGGTTATTTAGATGTACCGCGTCAAGAAGACTGTTTAGTCGTGCTTGATCAAGTCAATAATGCGCAAAACCTAGGTGGCGTTGTGCGTACTTGTGCCTTCTATGGCATTAAAAATGTGGTAACAAATCAAGTTGAACAGCTTTATGCGCCCGCTGCGATGCGTGTAGCTGAAGGCGGGATGAAGCATATTCGTATTTTAGAAACAGAAAGTACTGAAATCGCGTTAGCGGCTTTACGTAAAGCTGGTTATCAGATTATTCATGTATCAACCAATAAGCAAGGCGTTGCGTTGGAACACCTCAAATTTGCAGAGAAAGTCGCGTTGGTATTGAGTGAAGGTAGTACGGATGATATTTGTGATAAACAAGATGTAAATGTGCGCCTTTCTTTAAGTAATCCATTAAAAACCGGATTAAATATTGCAGTAAATACAGGGATTTTATTAGCACATTGGTATGTGAAATAA
- the pssA gene encoding CDP-diacylglycerol--serine O-phosphatidyltransferase, translating into MLINKAKRAEQNLKNLPFLPLQADQVEFLFSPLEFKAQIIELIRQAKKRIYVTALYWQKDEAGQEILNEIYRVKQDHPELDVKILVDWHRGQRNLLGAEKSATNADWYCEQRQTYQLPDEPNMFFGVPINTREVFGVLHVKGFVFDDTVLYSGASINNVYLQQQDKYRYDRYQKIHNAALADSMVNFINDYLLDFSAVHPLDVANRPRTKEIRSAIKAYRKNLSIHAEYQLESAVGFSDVLTISPLFGLGASGNELNQVIEDLFLQVQEKLVICTPYFNFPRTLRSKLARLLEQGKRVEIIVGDKVANDFYIPPEQPFKMAGALPYLYESNLRRFCEKFDAYIKNGHLTVRLWKDGDNTYHLKGVWVDNQYILLTGNNLNPRAWRLDAENGLLIHDPKQELQSQAEKELSHIRQHTKVLQDYSELEELTQYPEPVQKLLKKFARIQADKLVKMIL; encoded by the coding sequence ATGTTAATCAACAAAGCTAAACGAGCAGAACAAAATTTAAAAAATTTGCCTTTTCTTCCTTTACAGGCAGATCAGGTTGAGTTTCTGTTTAGTCCGCTTGAATTCAAAGCACAAATTATAGAATTAATTCGCCAAGCTAAAAAACGCATTTACGTGACCGCACTTTATTGGCAAAAAGATGAAGCGGGACAAGAAATTCTCAATGAAATTTATCGCGTAAAACAAGATCATCCAGAATTGGATGTGAAAATTTTAGTGGATTGGCATCGCGGACAACGCAATTTACTCGGTGCAGAAAAATCTGCCACTAACGCTGATTGGTATTGTGAACAACGCCAAACCTATCAACTTCCCGATGAACCGAATATGTTCTTTGGTGTGCCTATTAATACCCGCGAAGTCTTCGGCGTATTACATGTTAAAGGATTTGTCTTTGATGATACCGTCCTTTATAGCGGTGCAAGTATCAATAATGTGTATTTACAACAACAAGATAAATACCGCTACGACCGCTATCAAAAAATTCACAATGCTGCACTTGCGGATTCTATGGTGAATTTCATCAATGATTATTTATTGGATTTCAGTGCGGTACACCCATTAGATGTGGCTAATCGCCCTCGCACCAAAGAAATTCGTAGTGCAATAAAAGCTTATCGCAAAAACCTATCAATCCATGCTGAATATCAGTTGGAAAGTGCGGTTGGTTTTTCCGATGTTTTAACCATTTCACCACTTTTTGGTTTAGGTGCATCAGGCAATGAATTAAACCAAGTTATCGAAGATTTATTCTTACAAGTGCAGGAAAAATTGGTAATTTGCACCCCTTATTTCAACTTTCCTCGCACGCTAAGAAGTAAACTTGCCCGCTTATTAGAGCAAGGAAAACGTGTCGAAATTATCGTGGGTGATAAAGTCGCGAACGATTTCTATATTCCACCAGAGCAACCATTTAAAATGGCAGGTGCATTACCCTATTTATATGAAAGCAATCTTCGTCGTTTCTGCGAGAAATTTGATGCTTACATTAAAAATGGCCACTTAACGGTACGTTTATGGAAAGACGGCGATAACACTTATCACCTCAAAGGTGTTTGGGTGGACAATCAGTATATTCTTTTAACAGGGAACAACCTGAACCCTCGTGCATGGCGTTTAGATGCGGAAAATGGATTATTAATCCACGATCCAAAACAAGAACTTCAGTCACAAGCGGAAAAAGAATTATCGCACATCCGCCAACATACCAAAGTATTGCAAGATTATTCTGAATTAGAAGAATTGACGCAATATCCTGAACCAGTGCAAAAACTATTGAAGAAGTTTGCTCGGATTCAGGCAGACAAATTGGTCAAAATGATTTTATAA